Proteins encoded by one window of Pseudomonas sp. LS44:
- a CDS encoding DNA polymerase III subunit chi, which yields MLRIEFYVLSSASPADRLRAACQLAMKAWRHGLPVFIRCQDEAQSLELDELLWRFKAETFVPHNLHADDPQAPVVLGLDEPPASRNGLLINLQTTISPHLEYFSRVIEIVNQQADLLTACRENFRLYRQRGYDPKRVEL from the coding sequence ATGCTTCGAATCGAGTTTTACGTCCTCTCCTCAGCCAGCCCCGCAGACCGTCTGCGGGCGGCCTGTCAGTTGGCCATGAAAGCCTGGCGCCATGGTTTGCCAGTCTTCATACGCTGTCAGGACGAGGCGCAAAGCCTTGAGCTGGACGAATTGCTGTGGCGTTTCAAGGCGGAAACCTTCGTGCCGCACAACCTGCATGCCGATGATCCCCAAGCGCCGGTTGTCCTGGGTCTGGATGAGCCGCCAGCGAGCCGCAATGGCCTGCTGATCAACCTGCAGACGACTATCTCGCCACACCTCGAATACTTCAGCCGGGTGATCGAAATCGTCAATCAACAAGCGGATTTGCTGACCGCCTGCCGGGAGAATTTCCGCCTCTACCGTCAGCGCGGCTATGATCCCAAGCGTGTAGAACTGTAA
- a CDS encoding leucyl aminopeptidase: MEFLVKSVRPETLKTATLVIAIGEGRKLGELAKAVDTASAGAISALLKRGDLAGKVGQTLLLHSLPNLKAERVLLVGSGKGELSDRQYRKLVAAVLANLKGLGGSDAVVALGELTVKGRDAYGKARLLVETLADGGYVFDRFKSQKAEPRALKKITLIADKAQLADVERGSLHAQAIASGMAFTRDLGNLPPNICQPSFLAEEAKALGKAHKNLKVEILDEKKLAALGAGAFLAVAQGSDQPPRMIVLQYTGGAKDDKPFALVGKGITFDTGGISLKPGLGMDEMKYDMCGAASVLGTLRAVLELQLPINLVCLLACAENMPSGGATRPGDIVTTMSGQTVEILNTDAEGRLVLCDTLTYAERFNPQAVIDIATLTGACIVALGSNTSGLMGNNDALVRQLLKAGEHADDRAWQLPLFDEYQEQLDSPFADIANIGGPKAGTITAGCFLSRFAKKYHWAHLDIAGTAWISGGKDKGATGRPVPLLTQYLLDRAKV, encoded by the coding sequence ATGGAATTCCTCGTCAAAAGCGTTCGTCCGGAAACCCTGAAAACCGCCACGCTGGTGATTGCGATTGGCGAAGGCCGCAAGCTCGGCGAGCTTGCCAAGGCTGTCGACACCGCCAGCGCCGGCGCGATCAGCGCCTTACTCAAGCGCGGCGACTTGGCCGGCAAGGTGGGCCAAACCCTGTTGCTGCATAGCCTGCCCAACCTCAAGGCCGAGCGCGTCCTGCTAGTCGGTAGCGGTAAGGGCGAGTTATCCGACCGCCAGTACCGCAAATTGGTTGCGGCGGTGCTCGCCAACCTGAAAGGGCTGGGCGGCAGCGATGCAGTCGTGGCACTTGGTGAACTAACGGTCAAAGGGCGCGATGCTTACGGCAAAGCCCGCCTGTTGGTGGAAACGCTGGCCGATGGCGGCTATGTATTCGACCGTTTCAAGAGCCAGAAAGCCGAGCCGCGCGCACTGAAGAAAATCACCCTGATCGCCGACAAGGCACAGCTGGCCGACGTCGAGCGCGGCAGCCTGCATGCCCAGGCGATCGCCAGCGGCATGGCCTTCACCCGTGACCTCGGCAACCTGCCACCGAATATCTGCCAACCGAGCTTCCTCGCCGAGGAAGCCAAGGCGCTGGGCAAGGCTCACAAGAATCTCAAAGTCGAAATCCTGGACGAGAAAAAGCTCGCCGCACTTGGCGCCGGGGCATTCCTCGCCGTCGCCCAAGGCAGCGACCAGCCGCCGCGGATGATCGTCCTGCAATACACCGGTGGTGCCAAGGATGACAAACCCTTCGCCCTGGTTGGCAAGGGCATCACCTTCGATACGGGCGGCATCAGCCTCAAGCCCGGCCTCGGTATGGACGAGATGAAGTACGACATGTGCGGCGCCGCCAGCGTCCTCGGGACCCTGCGCGCCGTGCTCGAACTGCAGCTGCCGATCAACCTGGTATGCCTGCTCGCCTGCGCCGAGAACATGCCCAGCGGCGGCGCCACCCGGCCGGGCGATATCGTCACGACCATGAGCGGACAGACCGTGGAGATCCTCAACACCGACGCCGAAGGTCGTCTGGTGCTGTGCGACACCCTGACCTACGCCGAACGTTTCAACCCCCAAGCGGTGATCGACATCGCCACCCTCACCGGCGCCTGTATCGTCGCCCTGGGCAGCAACACCTCGGGCTTGATGGGCAACAACGATGCGCTGGTCCGGCAGCTGCTCAAGGCTGGCGAACACGCCGACGACCGTGCCTGGCAGTTGCCGCTATTCGATGAATATCAGGAACAGCTGGATAGCCCGTTCGCCGACATCGCCAATATTGGCGGACCGAAAGCCGGCACCATCACCGCTGGTTGCTTCCTGTCGCGCTTCGCCAAAAAGTACCACTGGGCGCACCTGGACATCGCCGGTACCGCCTGGATCAGCGGTGGCAAGGACAAAGGTGCTACCGGCCGACCGGTACCGCTGCTGACCCAATACCTGCTGGATCGCGCCAAGGTTTAA
- a CDS encoding RDD family protein — MPKHLLRPQGEFPRAGLPRRLAAMFYDALLSIALLMVVTLIYKMVQIAIYGEARLRELSDSGALDHDPLLATILVLCLFAFFAKFWTYNGQTLGMQVWGVRIQNLDGSAIDLWQALLRFLLAILSWLCVGLGFLWILWDKQKRSWHDIYSDSIVVQLPKSAHKK, encoded by the coding sequence ATGCCCAAGCATTTGCTACGCCCGCAAGGTGAATTTCCCCGCGCGGGCCTACCCCGCCGCCTAGCGGCGATGTTTTACGATGCACTGTTGAGCATTGCCCTGCTGATGGTGGTCACCCTGATTTATAAGATGGTGCAGATCGCCATCTACGGCGAAGCCCGCTTGCGCGAACTGAGCGACTCCGGCGCGCTGGATCACGACCCGCTATTGGCCACCATCCTGGTTCTCTGCCTGTTCGCCTTCTTCGCCAAGTTCTGGACTTACAATGGCCAGACGCTGGGCATGCAGGTGTGGGGAGTTCGCATCCAAAACCTCGACGGCTCAGCAATTGATCTCTGGCAAGCCCTTCTGCGCTTCTTGCTTGCCATACTGTCGTGGCTTTGTGTTGGTTTGGGGTTTCTCTGGATTCTTTGGGATAAGCAGAAACGCAGCTGGCACGACATTTATTCAGACTCGATCGTCGTCCAGCTACCCAAGAGTGCTCACAAGAAATGA
- a CDS encoding AlpA family transcriptional regulator: MKPIQLQDPQRQASGLSQLLTFGDVCSLLRKSRSGVYKLMTSDPTFPKPVKDGDARSARAFFVASEIAAWLQSKLDARGAA; the protein is encoded by the coding sequence TTGAAACCTATCCAACTGCAAGACCCTCAGCGCCAGGCATCCGGCCTGTCGCAACTGCTGACCTTCGGCGACGTTTGTAGCCTGCTGCGCAAATCGCGCTCTGGCGTCTACAAGCTGATGACCAGCGATCCCACCTTTCCCAAGCCGGTTAAAGACGGTGATGCACGCTCGGCCCGTGCGTTCTTCGTCGCCAGCGAGATCGCTGCATGGCTGCAATCCAAACTGGACGCGAGGGGGGCGGCATGA
- the lptF gene encoding LPS export ABC transporter permease LptF, whose protein sequence is MIVFRYLSRELLITLSAVSAVLLVIIMSGRFIKYLAQAASGALDPGVLFMIMGFRIPGFLQLILPLGLFLGILLAYGRLYLDSEMTVLSATGMSQQRLLGYTLVPATLVALLVAWLSMGLAPQGVAQVARILNEQDALTEFDTLVPGRFQSMKNGSRVTYVQDMSKDSSELGGIFISDKRLSRDGDKERGITVLIAEKGRQEVHADGSRYLILDNGFRYDGNPGKADYRAIQYDTYGILLQRPEVSGEISEREAIPTSELLGSDDPRHEAELQWRLSIPLLVFVVTLLAVPLARVNPRQGRFLKLLPAILLYMAYLSLLIAVRGALDKGKLPLTFGLWWVHAIFFVIGLGLLYWEPLRLKWAARRAVQEVAHG, encoded by the coding sequence TTGATTGTCTTCCGTTATCTGTCCCGAGAACTGCTGATCACTCTGAGCGCAGTCAGCGCCGTGCTCCTGGTTATCATCATGAGCGGGCGTTTCATCAAATATCTGGCCCAAGCAGCCTCGGGTGCGCTCGATCCGGGCGTGCTGTTCATGATCATGGGTTTCCGCATTCCCGGCTTCCTGCAGTTGATCCTGCCGCTGGGTCTGTTCCTCGGCATTTTGCTGGCGTACGGGCGTTTGTATCTCGATAGCGAAATGACCGTACTGTCGGCTACTGGCATGAGCCAACAACGTTTGCTCGGCTATACGTTGGTGCCGGCGACTTTGGTGGCGCTGCTGGTGGCCTGGCTGAGCATGGGGCTGGCGCCGCAAGGCGTGGCGCAGGTGGCACGCATCCTCAACGAGCAGGACGCGTTGACCGAATTCGATACCTTGGTGCCGGGTCGCTTTCAATCGATGAAGAACGGCTCCCGCGTCACTTATGTACAAGACATGAGCAAGGATAGTAGCGAGCTCGGCGGGATTTTCATCTCCGACAAACGCCTCTCGCGCGACGGTGACAAGGAGCGCGGTATCACCGTGCTGATTGCCGAAAAAGGTCGCCAGGAAGTGCACGCAGATGGTTCCCGTTACCTGATTCTCGACAATGGTTTCCGCTACGACGGCAATCCGGGCAAAGCTGATTACCGTGCGATCCAATACGACACCTACGGCATTCTGTTGCAGCGTCCGGAAGTGAGCGGTGAAATCAGCGAGCGCGAGGCGATTCCCACCAGCGAATTATTGGGTAGCGACGATCCTCGCCATGAAGCCGAATTGCAGTGGCGCTTATCCATCCCGCTGCTGGTGTTCGTGGTGACGCTGTTGGCGGTACCGCTGGCGCGCGTCAATCCGCGCCAAGGTCGCTTCCTCAAGCTATTGCCGGCAATCCTTCTGTATATGGCCTATTTGTCGCTGCTGATTGCGGTGCGTGGCGCGCTGGATAAAGGCAAGCTGCCATTGACCTTTGGTTTGTGGTGGGTGCACGCGATCTTCTTTGTGATTGGCCTGGGGCTGCTGTATTGGGAGCCGTTACGTCTGAAGTGGGCTGCCCGTCGAGCAGTGCAGGAGGTGGCCCATGGTTAA
- a CDS encoding valine--tRNA ligase, with translation MDKTYQPHAIETSWYQTWEKNNYFAPQGSGEPYTIMIPPPNVTGSLHMGHGFNNAIMDALIRFRRMQGRNTLWQPGTDHAGIATQMVVERQLAADGIGRHDLGREKFLEKVWEWKEQSGGTITRQIRRLGSSVDWSRERFTMDEGLSEAVKEAFVRLHQDGLIYRGKRLVNWDTKFHTAISDLEVENHDEKGHLWNLRYPLADGNKTADGKDYLIVATTRPETMLGDAAVAVHPEDERYKALIGTFVELPLVGRRIPIIADDYCDPEFGTGCVKITPAHDFNDYEVGKRHNLPLLNIFDKNAEVLATAQVFNVDGSVNAEIDGSLPTDYAGLDRFVARKQIVAAFEAAGLLEKIDDHALKVPKGDRSGTIIEPWLTDQWYVSTKPLAEKAIAVVESGEIQFVPKQYENMYFSWMRDIQDWCISRQLWWGHRIPAWYDDAGNVYVGRDEAEVRAKHNLGDANLRQDEDVLDTWFSSGLWTFSTLGWPQQTDFLKTFHPTDVLVTGFDIIFFWVARMIMLSTHLTGQIPFKTVYVHGLVRDGQGQKMSKSKGNVLDPLDIVDGITLDELLEKRTTGLMQPKLAEKIAKQTRAEFPDGIAAYGTDALRFTNLALASTGRDIKFDMGRVEGYRNFCNKLWNAANFVLENTDGQDTGINGEAVELSSVDRWIISQLQRTEADVTRHLDGFRFDLAAQSLYEFVWDQYCAWYLELVKPVLWDENAPAERQRGTRRTLIRVLEVVLRLAHPFMPFITEEIWQRIKAQAGVSGDTIMLQAWPVANESRIDAAAEGDIEWVKQLMLGVRQIRGEMKISMAKRIDIIVANASAEDLRRLNDNAPLLNKLAKLESVRVLAAGEEAPMSATALVGEMQVLVPMAGLIDKDAELARLDKEIQRLDGEVKRVGGKLANEGFVAKAPAEVLDKERAKLAEAEQALGKLVEQREKIANL, from the coding sequence ATGGACAAGACCTACCAGCCGCACGCCATTGAAACTTCCTGGTACCAGACCTGGGAGAAGAACAATTACTTCGCCCCACAAGGTTCCGGCGAGCCCTACACCATCATGATCCCGCCGCCGAACGTCACCGGCAGCCTGCACATGGGCCATGGCTTCAACAACGCGATCATGGATGCGCTGATCCGCTTCCGCCGCATGCAGGGCCGCAACACCCTGTGGCAGCCGGGCACCGACCACGCGGGCATCGCCACGCAGATGGTGGTCGAGCGCCAACTGGCCGCCGACGGCATCGGCCGCCATGACCTGGGCCGCGAGAAGTTCCTGGAGAAGGTCTGGGAGTGGAAGGAACAGTCCGGCGGCACCATCACCCGGCAGATCCGCCGCCTGGGCTCCTCCGTGGACTGGTCGCGCGAGCGCTTCACCATGGACGAGGGCCTCTCGGAAGCAGTGAAGGAAGCCTTTGTGCGCCTGCACCAGGACGGCCTGATCTACCGTGGCAAGCGCCTGGTCAACTGGGACACCAAGTTCCACACCGCCATCTCCGACCTCGAAGTGGAAAACCACGACGAGAAGGGCCACCTGTGGAACCTGCGTTACCCGCTGGCCGACGGTAATAAAACCGCCGACGGCAAGGACTACCTGATCGTCGCCACCACCCGCCCGGAAACCATGCTCGGCGACGCCGCCGTGGCCGTGCACCCGGAAGATGAGCGCTACAAGGCCCTGATCGGCACCTTCGTCGAGCTGCCCCTGGTCGGCCGGCGCATCCCGATCATCGCCGACGACTACTGCGACCCCGAGTTCGGCACCGGCTGCGTGAAGATCACCCCGGCCCACGACTTCAACGACTACGAAGTCGGCAAGCGCCACAACCTGCCGCTGCTCAATATCTTCGACAAGAACGCCGAAGTGCTGGCCACTGCCCAGGTGTTCAACGTCGACGGCAGCGTCAACGCCGAGATCGACGGCAGCCTGCCGACCGACTACGCCGGCCTCGACCGTTTCGTCGCGCGCAAGCAGATAGTCGCCGCCTTCGAGGCCGCCGGCCTGCTGGAGAAGATCGACGACCACGCCCTGAAAGTACCGAAGGGCGACCGCTCCGGCACCATCATCGAGCCGTGGCTGACCGACCAGTGGTATGTCTCCACTAAACCTTTGGCGGAAAAAGCCATCGCCGTGGTCGAGAGCGGCGAGATCCAGTTCGTGCCCAAGCAGTACGAGAACATGTACTTCAGCTGGATGCGCGACATCCAGGACTGGTGCATCAGCCGTCAGCTCTGGTGGGGCCACCGCATCCCGGCCTGGTACGACGACGCCGGCAACGTCTACGTCGGCCGCGACGAGGCGGAAGTGCGCGCCAAGCACAACCTCGGCGACGCCAACCTGCGCCAGGACGAAGACGTGCTGGACACCTGGTTCAGCTCCGGCCTGTGGACCTTCTCCACCCTCGGCTGGCCGCAGCAGACCGACTTCCTCAAGACCTTCCACCCCACCGACGTGCTGGTCACCGGTTTCGATATCATCTTCTTCTGGGTCGCCCGGATGATCATGCTGTCCACCCACCTGACCGGGCAGATCCCGTTCAAGACCGTGTACGTGCACGGCCTGGTGCGCGATGGCCAGGGCCAGAAGATGTCCAAGTCCAAGGGCAACGTGCTCGACCCGCTGGATATAGTCGACGGCATCACCCTCGACGAGCTGCTGGAGAAGCGCACCACCGGCCTGATGCAGCCCAAGCTGGCCGAGAAGATCGCCAAGCAGACCCGCGCCGAGTTCCCCGACGGCATCGCCGCCTACGGCACCGACGCCCTGCGCTTCACCAACCTGGCGCTGGCCTCCACCGGCCGCGACATCAAGTTCGACATGGGTCGCGTCGAGGGTTACCGCAACTTCTGCAACAAGCTGTGGAACGCCGCCAACTTCGTCCTCGAGAACACCGATGGCCAGGACACCGGCATCAATGGCGAAGCGGTGGAGCTGTCCTCGGTGGACCGCTGGATCATCTCCCAGCTGCAGCGCACCGAGGCCGACGTGACCCGGCACCTCGACGGTTTCCGCTTCGACCTGGCCGCCCAGTCGCTCTACGAGTTCGTCTGGGACCAGTACTGCGCCTGGTACCTGGAGCTGGTCAAGCCGGTGCTGTGGGACGAAAACGCCCCGGCCGAGCGCCAGCGCGGCACCCGCCGCACGCTGATCCGCGTGCTGGAAGTGGTTCTGCGCCTGGCCCACCCGTTTATGCCCTTTATCACCGAAGAAATCTGGCAGCGGATCAAGGCCCAGGCTGGCGTCAGCGGCGACACCATCATGCTGCAGGCCTGGCCGGTGGCGAACGAGAGCCGCATCGACGCCGCCGCCGAAGGCGACATCGAGTGGGTCAAGCAGCTGATGCTCGGCGTACGGCAGATCCGTGGCGAGATGAAGATCTCCATGGCCAAGCGCATCGACATCATCGTCGCCAACGCCAGCGCCGAAGACCTGCGCCGCCTCAACGACAACGCACCGCTGCTCAACAAGCTGGCCAAGCTGGAGTCGGTACGCGTGCTGGCGGCTGGCGAAGAAGCGCCAATGTCCGCCACCGCCCTGGTCGGCGAGATGCAGGTGCTGGTGCCGATGGCTGGGCTGATCGACAAGGATGCCGAGTTGGCGCGTCTGGACAAGGAAATCCAGCGCCTGGACGGCGAGGTCAAGCGCGTCGGCGGCAAGTTGGCCAACGAAGGCTTCGTCGCCAAAGCGCCGGCCGAAGTGCTCGACAAGGAGCGCGCCAAGCTGGCCGAGGCCGAACAGGCCCTGGGCAAGCTGGTCGAGCAGCGCGAGAAGATCGCCAATCTGTAA
- the lptG gene encoding LPS export ABC transporter permease LptG, whose translation MVKLDRYIGSSVFVSILGVLGVIVGLALLFAFIDEMGDVEGGYGLLDAAWYVVLTTPRRVYDMLPMAALIGCLIGLGNLASNSELTIMRAAGVSVGRIVWAVMKPMLVLMMVGILIGEYLAPWSENLAQASRSMAQGGGEAQSAKRGVWHRQGNEFVHINAVQPNGLLYGVTRYQFDEQRHLQSASFAKRAQYQGDHWQLNEVSTTHFRESSTEVVNLPEERWDVQLTPQLLGTVVLEPEALSVTGLWRYIQYLAEQGLNNGRYWLAFWGKLLQPLVTAALVLMAISFIFGPLRSVTLGQRVFTGVLVGFVFRIAQDLLGPSSLVFGFSPLLAVLIPSGICALAGIWMLRRAG comes from the coding sequence ATGGTTAAGCTGGATCGTTATATCGGCAGTAGCGTCTTCGTATCGATTCTTGGCGTGCTCGGCGTAATCGTCGGGTTGGCGCTGTTGTTTGCATTCATCGACGAGATGGGTGATGTCGAGGGCGGCTACGGGTTGCTCGATGCCGCCTGGTATGTGGTGCTGACCACGCCGCGGCGCGTGTACGACATGCTGCCAATGGCCGCCTTGATCGGCTGCTTGATCGGCTTGGGTAATCTGGCTAGCAACAGCGAATTGACCATCATGCGCGCTGCCGGCGTTTCAGTTGGTCGCATTGTTTGGGCGGTGATGAAGCCCATGCTGGTGCTGATGATGGTCGGCATTCTGATCGGCGAATACCTCGCGCCGTGGAGCGAAAATCTGGCGCAGGCCAGTCGCTCGATGGCTCAGGGCGGTGGTGAAGCGCAGAGTGCCAAGCGTGGTGTGTGGCACCGCCAGGGCAATGAGTTCGTGCATATCAATGCCGTGCAACCGAATGGATTGCTCTACGGCGTGACCCGCTACCAGTTCGACGAGCAGCGGCATTTGCAGTCGGCCAGTTTCGCCAAACGCGCCCAGTATCAGGGCGATCATTGGCAGCTCAATGAGGTGTCCACCACGCATTTTCGTGAAAGTAGCACTGAAGTGGTCAACCTTCCTGAGGAACGTTGGGATGTACAGCTGACGCCCCAGTTGCTGGGCACGGTTGTGCTCGAGCCTGAAGCGCTTTCGGTTACTGGATTGTGGCGCTACATCCAGTACCTAGCTGAGCAGGGTCTGAACAACGGCCGCTACTGGCTGGCGTTCTGGGGCAAGCTGCTGCAGCCCTTGGTGACGGCGGCGCTAGTGCTGATGGCGATTTCGTTCATCTTCGGTCCACTGCGCTCGGTGACCTTGGGTCAGCGGGTGTTCACCGGTGTGTTAGTCGGCTTCGTGTTCCGTATCGCTCAGGATCTGCTCGGCCCATCGAGCTTGGTGTTCGGCTTTTCGCCCTTGTTGGCGGTGCTAATCCCGAGTGGTATCTGCGCCTTGGCGGGGATATGGATGCTACGAAGAGCGGGTTGA
- a CDS encoding cold-shock protein, producing the protein MSNRQNGTVKWFNDEKGFGFITPESGPDLFVHFRAIEGNGFKSLKEGQKVSFVAVQGQKGMQADQVQVLG; encoded by the coding sequence ATGTCGAATCGTCAGAACGGTACCGTCAAGTGGTTTAACGACGAGAAAGGTTTTGGTTTCATCACTCCTGAAAGCGGTCCGGATCTGTTCGTCCACTTCCGTGCGATCGAAGGCAACGGCTTCAAGAGCCTGAAAGAAGGCCAAAAAGTCAGCTTCGTCGCAGTACAAGGTCAAAAAGGCATGCAGGCCGACCAGGTTCAAGTCCTGGGCTAA
- a CDS encoding DNA polymerase III subunit chi has product MDTPKPPQKTTHLLDDLESIRQLLDEGVEPPLLTETVDADGIPVLSEIVAAPTPERVAPATPSSQQPSAKPSGSELKRLDDELRAAAQLLLQDVIDDFVPQIEAELKRRLEVRLERLLSQRKP; this is encoded by the coding sequence ATGGACACTCCAAAACCGCCGCAAAAAACCACCCATCTGCTCGATGATCTCGAGTCGATCCGGCAACTGCTCGACGAGGGCGTGGAACCGCCGTTGCTGACCGAAACAGTCGACGCCGATGGCATTCCCGTGCTATCCGAAATCGTCGCTGCGCCCACTCCCGAACGTGTCGCGCCGGCCACGCCATCGAGCCAGCAGCCCAGCGCCAAACCCTCCGGCAGCGAGCTCAAGCGTCTTGACGATGAATTACGGGCCGCCGCCCAGCTTCTGCTCCAGGACGTGATCGACGATTTCGTGCCGCAGATCGAAGCCGAACTCAAACGCCGCCTCGAAGTCCGCCTCGAGCGCCTGCTCAGCCAGCGCAAACCCTGA
- the rlmF gene encoding 23S rRNA (adenine(1618)-N(6))-methyltransferase RlmF has protein sequence MSHSPKRPTPPTNKADGSKAALLHPRNRHQGRYDFPQLIESNPELAQFMITNPYGKPSIDFADPAAVKVFNRALLKQFYGIRDWDIPAGYLCPPIPGRADYLHYLADLLGASHDGVIPRGAAIRGLDIGIGANCIYPLIGHHDYGWSFVGADIDAASLTSANAILQANPRVAAAVELRLQPDAQNIFQGLIGAEERFDFTLSNPPFHTSLEEARSGSKRKWKNLGKLDPSRTLPELNFGGQNAELYCQGGEAAFIGRMATQSAEFAQQVFWFSTLVSKAGNVPALQEALNALGATDIRVVHMAQGQKQSRFVAWTFLDKNQRRAWRKQRWHTPA, from the coding sequence ATGTCGCATTCACCGAAACGCCCTACCCCGCCGACCAACAAAGCCGACGGCAGCAAAGCGGCCCTGCTGCACCCGCGTAATCGCCATCAAGGCCGATACGATTTCCCGCAGCTGATCGAATCCAACCCCGAACTGGCGCAGTTCATGATCACCAACCCGTATGGCAAGCCGAGCATCGACTTCGCCGATCCGGCGGCGGTCAAAGTCTTCAACCGCGCGCTACTCAAGCAGTTCTACGGCATCCGCGACTGGGACATTCCCGCCGGTTACCTGTGCCCGCCGATCCCCGGACGCGCCGACTACCTGCATTACCTGGCCGACCTGCTCGGCGCCAGCCATGACGGCGTGATCCCGCGCGGCGCGGCGATTCGCGGCCTGGACATCGGCATCGGTGCCAACTGTATTTATCCGTTGATCGGCCATCACGATTACGGCTGGAGCTTTGTAGGTGCGGATATCGATGCGGCCTCACTGACTTCGGCGAATGCCATCCTGCAGGCCAATCCACGCGTTGCCGCAGCGGTGGAACTGCGCCTGCAGCCCGATGCGCAGAACATCTTCCAGGGCCTGATCGGCGCCGAAGAACGCTTCGACTTCACCCTCAGCAACCCGCCCTTCCACACCTCACTGGAAGAGGCGCGCAGCGGCAGCAAGCGCAAATGGAAGAACCTCGGCAAGCTCGACCCGAGCCGCACGTTGCCGGAATTGAACTTCGGCGGGCAAAACGCCGAGCTGTATTGCCAAGGCGGCGAAGCGGCCTTCATCGGGCGCATGGCCACCCAAAGCGCCGAGTTTGCCCAGCAAGTGTTCTGGTTCAGCACCCTGGTGTCCAAAGCCGGTAACGTTCCCGCGCTGCAAGAAGCGTTGAACGCTTTAGGCGCCACCGACATCCGCGTGGTGCACATGGCGCAGGGCCAGAAACAAAGCCGCTTCGTGGCCTGGACGTTCCTCGACAAGAATCAGCGCCGCGCCTGGCGCAAACAGCGTTGGCATACCCCGGCTTAA
- a CDS encoding winged helix-turn-helix domain-containing protein has translation MEVSKTKTSFYRRLYVAWLIDSGTAPSVAALMAATGMPRRTAQDTLAALADLDIDCQFVQQAGERNNAGHYEIRDWGAVDKHWIAAHLSTIKTVLGYP, from the coding sequence ATGGAAGTCAGCAAAACTAAAACCAGCTTCTACCGCCGCCTGTACGTCGCCTGGCTGATCGACAGCGGAACCGCGCCCAGCGTAGCGGCGCTGATGGCCGCCACCGGCATGCCCCGGCGTACCGCACAGGACACCTTGGCCGCGCTGGCCGATCTGGATATCGACTGCCAGTTCGTGCAGCAAGCGGGCGAGCGCAACAACGCCGGACACTACGAAATCCGTGACTGGGGCGCGGTGGACAAACACTGGATCGCCGCCCACCTGAGTACCATCAAAACGGTGCTCGGCTACCCCTGA
- a CDS encoding toprim domain-containing protein — MTATLGKLDFVPIADGTIRRFHVPDDKAGTLNGWYLLFANGIASGCFGSWKAGSSHTWSSRKPADPLEAQLIAQRIEQARRQREAERHQLQQQAAEKGNRLWRDARRADPDHPYLIAKGCRPHALRQLGDVLLVPLYHAGQLVNLQRIGPDGQKRFLYGGMMKGCYSPLGSIKDGQPWYACEGWATGATIHESTGHPVACAMNAGNLLLVGLKLRHRYPEAVPIFAGDDDRQTEGNPGRTSAIKAAAALGCGLVLPQWPDDAPLELSDFNDLRQWMEGRQ, encoded by the coding sequence ATGACGGCGACGCTCGGCAAGCTGGATTTTGTGCCGATTGCAGACGGCACCATCCGCCGCTTCCACGTCCCTGACGACAAGGCCGGCACACTAAACGGTTGGTATCTGCTGTTTGCCAATGGCATCGCCTCCGGTTGTTTCGGTAGCTGGAAGGCGGGTAGCTCGCACACCTGGAGCAGTCGCAAGCCTGCCGATCCACTGGAGGCGCAATTAATCGCCCAGCGTATCGAGCAGGCCAGGCGCCAGCGGGAAGCTGAGCGGCACCAGCTCCAGCAACAAGCCGCCGAGAAGGGCAATCGACTCTGGCGTGATGCTCGCCGCGCCGATCCCGATCACCCCTACCTGATCGCCAAGGGCTGCCGACCGCACGCCCTGCGCCAGTTGGGTGATGTGCTGCTGGTGCCGCTGTACCACGCCGGCCAGTTGGTGAACCTGCAACGCATCGGCCCGGATGGGCAAAAGCGCTTTCTGTATGGCGGCATGATGAAGGGCTGTTATTCGCCGCTGGGCAGCATCAAGGACGGTCAACCTTGGTACGCCTGCGAAGGCTGGGCGACTGGGGCAACGATCCACGAAAGCACCGGCCACCCGGTCGCCTGCGCGATGAATGCCGGCAACCTGCTGCTGGTCGGCCTGAAGCTGCGCCACCGCTATCCCGAGGCCGTGCCGATCTTTGCGGGTGATGACGACCGCCAGACCGAGGGCAACCCTGGGCGTACTTCCGCCATCAAAGCCGCCGCCGCGCTCGGTTGCGGGCTGGTGCTGCCGCAGTGGCCGGATGACGCGCCGCTGGAGTTGAGCGACTTCAATGACCTGCGCCAATGGATGGAGGGCCGCCAATGA